In Nitrospira sp., a genomic segment contains:
- a CDS encoding FAD-dependent oxidoreductase → MTKTIIIVGASFAGIKAAWDLRHLLDDKHRILIISDKPRTTFRASFPRVLFENLDLEQITMNLAENFRDTGIEFICDPMVSVDQHHDEIVCQSGRRHFDYLILATGSRHAYEVLPGSREFAYSVCDPGRILETREALLKFQGGEFFCGVGAGYTPCDGPPMEVLMDLDHHLRTAGIRDNARLHLISDKECLLPPGGPEIWEYLEDLFEKRGIIVHLEVGLVRIDAKTLYFNDGTTLPYDLCVLVPPYRGIKALENSGLTDERGFVPADWNTWRADQSIHRNIYAVGDCIGNPGPRQGHLALMQATVAAEHVAWRINRKGSVRAYLPEFRCVMDQGGGEGLYLYSQYMSDGDVLEIKLGAEPYASKIRFEEIFLEKRGDIGELHHQMIK, encoded by the coding sequence ATGACCAAAACAATCATTATTGTTGGCGCCTCATTTGCGGGAATCAAGGCAGCGTGGGACCTGCGCCATCTTCTCGATGATAAGCATCGGATCCTCATCATTTCAGACAAGCCGCGCACGACATTCCGAGCATCGTTTCCTCGGGTGTTGTTTGAGAATCTCGACCTTGAACAAATCACCATGAATCTTGCTGAAAACTTTAGGGACACCGGCATTGAGTTCATCTGTGACCCTATGGTTTCCGTGGACCAGCACCACGATGAAATTGTGTGTCAGAGCGGGCGTCGTCATTTTGATTACCTCATCCTGGCGACGGGCTCACGTCACGCGTACGAAGTCCTACCTGGATCACGCGAGTTTGCCTATTCGGTATGCGATCCCGGAAGAATCCTCGAGACGCGAGAAGCTCTGCTCAAGTTTCAAGGTGGAGAGTTTTTCTGTGGCGTGGGTGCGGGTTATACACCCTGCGATGGCCCACCGATGGAGGTCCTCATGGACCTCGATCACCACTTGCGCACGGCGGGGATTCGAGATAATGCGCGTCTTCACCTGATCAGCGATAAGGAATGTCTTTTACCCCCAGGCGGTCCGGAAATCTGGGAATACCTGGAAGATCTCTTCGAAAAGCGCGGGATCATCGTCCACCTGGAGGTTGGTCTCGTGAGAATAGACGCGAAGACGCTCTACTTTAATGATGGGACAACTCTGCCGTATGATTTGTGCGTACTGGTACCGCCTTACCGAGGCATCAAGGCCCTGGAAAACTCTGGTCTGACCGATGAACGCGGATTCGTTCCCGCAGACTGGAACACTTGGCGCGCCGATCAATCAATCCACCGGAACATCTACGCCGTTGGGGATTGCATCGGCAATCCCGGTCCCAGACAAGGTCACCTGGCTTTGATGCAGGCGACGGTCGCGGCTGAGCATGTCGCCTGGAGGATCAACCGGAAGGGCTCGGTGAGGGCCTATCTGCCAGAGTTTCGTTGCGTCATGGATCAGGGGGGTGGGGAGGGGCTGTATCTCTATTCGCAATACATGTCGGACGGCGATGTGTTGGAAATCAAGCTGGGCGCGGAACCATATGCATCAAAAATCCGCTTCGAAGAGATTTTCCTGGAAAAGAGGGGTGACATCGGAGAACTTCATCATCAGATGATCAAATAG
- a CDS encoding multiheme c-type cytochrome, whose product MKWLKRILIGLVVLGGLTYLYYTEVKPTVIFGLRSDYAHAIPYQKVPEGLTSLKAESCGTCHTDIYNEWKTSIHSQAYNDPFFHAYWTKDKHIWVCLNCHAPLENQQPTLIKDIPRDRVERAVQEPNPHYDQSYQQEGVTCAACHCGTE is encoded by the coding sequence ATGAAGTGGTTGAAGAGAATACTGATCGGACTCGTCGTACTGGGTGGCCTCACCTATTTGTACTATACCGAAGTGAAGCCGACAGTCATCTTTGGATTACGATCTGACTATGCCCATGCCATTCCCTATCAGAAAGTTCCTGAAGGCCTGACGAGTTTGAAAGCGGAGTCTTGTGGAACCTGTCATACCGACATCTACAACGAATGGAAAACCAGCATCCACTCGCAGGCCTACAATGATCCATTTTTCCATGCCTATTGGACGAAGGATAAACACATTTGGGTCTGTCTTAACTGTCACGCGCCGCTGGAAAACCAGCAGCCGACATTGATCAAGGACATTCCACGAGACAGGGTTGAACGCGCCGTGCAAGAGCCGAATCCACATTACGACCAAAGTTATCAACAAGAAGGCGTGACCTGCGCCGCCTGCCATTGCGGGACGGAGTGA
- a CDS encoding DUF3015 domain-containing protein: MRAVIIVCLTLCAGVAHTGIAAALGNSDQGPGCGLGKLAWSDYGGQKQIAPQVFMATTNGTFGSQTFGISFGTSGCTNDGVVMKNKRINFAAGAFDSLKQEMAQGQGEHLSSLATLLGIAPEDQPVFFSMVQDRYTSLVSPDDASPLMVLHAIEEAMGKHPILAKVAQSDTRRH; this comes from the coding sequence ATGAGAGCGGTGATCATTGTATGCCTCACGCTGTGCGCGGGAGTAGCCCATACCGGCATCGCGGCTGCGCTGGGAAATTCAGACCAAGGGCCTGGATGTGGACTGGGAAAGCTCGCCTGGTCTGACTACGGAGGACAGAAGCAGATTGCGCCGCAAGTCTTCATGGCGACGACGAACGGGACCTTTGGCAGCCAGACCTTCGGCATTTCGTTTGGAACCTCAGGATGCACAAATGATGGCGTGGTCATGAAGAACAAGCGTATCAACTTCGCGGCCGGGGCTTTTGACAGCCTGAAACAGGAGATGGCACAGGGACAAGGCGAGCATCTATCCTCACTCGCTACCCTGCTTGGCATCGCACCGGAGGATCAGCCGGTGTTCTTCTCCATGGTCCAAGACCGCTACACGTCACTCGTGTCGCCCGATGACGCCAGCCCGCTGATGGTCCTCCACGCCATTGAAGAAGCCATGGGCAAACATCCCATTTTGGCAAAAGTGGCCCAGTCGGACACGAGGCGCCATTGA
- a CDS encoding TVP38/TMEM64 family protein has protein sequence MVFEETALTRNAPTPSSMMGRLVVVTLFLAAIGAFYFFDLMAYLSLDVLKANRDKLFAFTEEHYWSAVGLFILTYVAQTAFSLPGATLMTLTGGFLFGSLWAALYVNIGATTGATLAFLAARYLFHGWVEQRFGNRLAAFQEGFTQNAFNYLLTLRLIPLFPFFLVNLLSGLTRVKAGTYVVATALGIIPGSLAYTFAGRQLSTINTLAELASPRLLLAFTLLGLLFLMPVVYRKFVRPSQP, from the coding sequence ATGGTCTTTGAGGAAACCGCTCTCACACGTAACGCCCCGACGCCATCTTCGATGATGGGAAGGCTCGTCGTCGTCACGCTATTTCTTGCGGCCATTGGAGCCTTTTATTTTTTCGACCTCATGGCGTATCTCTCTCTCGACGTGCTCAAGGCCAATCGGGATAAGCTCTTCGCTTTTACCGAAGAACATTATTGGTCGGCTGTTGGGTTGTTCATCCTAACCTATGTCGCTCAGACCGCCTTCTCGCTACCGGGTGCGACCCTGATGACACTCACCGGAGGGTTCCTCTTTGGGAGCTTGTGGGCCGCCCTCTATGTGAACATCGGTGCCACGACGGGTGCCACACTAGCGTTCTTGGCAGCCCGGTACCTGTTTCATGGCTGGGTGGAACAGCGGTTTGGCAACCGGCTCGCGGCGTTTCAGGAAGGTTTTACTCAAAACGCGTTCAATTATCTCCTCACCCTACGGCTCATTCCACTGTTTCCATTCTTTCTCGTGAACCTGCTCTCAGGGTTAACAAGGGTGAAGGCGGGAACCTATGTCGTCGCAACAGCCCTCGGCATCATTCCGGGTAGTCTTGCTTATACCTTTGCCGGTCGTCAGCTGAGTACGATCAATACGCTCGCCGAATTGGCTTCTCCTCGACTGCTCCTTGCCTTTACGTTGCTGGGTCTGCTGTTTCTGATGCCCGTGGTGTATCGTAAATTTGTGCGTCCTTCACAGCCATAG
- a CDS encoding tyrosine-type recombinase/integrase, with amino-acid sequence MTDLMFHTHTGTSLDGSNIRRALNAARRLAKISNFHFHNLAIRLHNTHCTGGMDLHRVQRLLGHKAPVVTQRYAHHYPESLREGVETLEAGRSVAQN; translated from the coding sequence ATGACCGATTTGATGTTTCACACCCACACCGGAACATCTCTGGATGGCAGCAACATTCGACGAGCATTGAATGCCGCGCGAAGGCTGGCAAAGATTTCAAATTTCCATTTCCATAACCTCGCCATACGTTTGCACAATACGCACTGTACAGGCGGCATGGACCTGCACAGGGTGCAGCGTCTCCTTGGGCATAAGGCACCGGTCGTGACTCAACGTTATGCCCATCATTACCCGGAAAGTTTGCGAGAAGGGGTAGAGACGCTTGAGGCAGGACGCTCGGTTGCACAAAATTAG
- a CDS encoding PepSY-associated TM helix domain-containing protein, whose protein sequence is MKGIHSWSGLLFGWLLFAVFLTGTLTVFDNEITYWMQPELLEVSAHARDFNDTVPSVTESLVQVDRWDVSIPTDRPPVLLVKLQEKRTFSGQTINPVTGKMITFRDTQGGDFFYHFHYGLLFGWPGAWLVGIAAIVMLITLATGVCGHRWTFKDVMMIRLRPYPRVLLDAHNLTGILVIPFHLMIAVTGLAILWSIYMPVNIPLLRESEGTLPLLSVLHFARLGGSPMRWLYFIMGLSATVMIATGLVLWTTKRQKSQAGHSSAMSHRVVEILNVATMAGLPVAVGAFFWANRLLPMVLTERSRWEIRCFFIVWGLCLVHSLFRRCSIRAWRDQLYGSAFLLGALPLLNGLTTNSHLFMSVPMGQWAMAGVDLTGFTIGVLLGWAARRVGKAAVEISNNHTVSIIVSDQRPAQM, encoded by the coding sequence ATGAAAGGGATACATTCTTGGAGCGGTCTCCTCTTCGGCTGGCTGTTGTTCGCGGTCTTTCTGACGGGGACGCTTACCGTCTTTGACAACGAGATCACCTATTGGATGCAACCGGAGTTACTCGAGGTCTCGGCACATGCGCGTGATTTCAACGATACCGTCCCATCTGTCACGGAGTCACTCGTTCAGGTTGATCGCTGGGATGTGTCTATTCCCACAGATCGGCCGCCAGTCCTCTTGGTCAAATTGCAGGAGAAACGAACCTTCTCAGGCCAAACGATCAATCCGGTCACAGGAAAAATGATTACCTTCCGCGACACCCAGGGGGGAGATTTCTTCTATCACTTTCACTACGGATTGCTATTCGGGTGGCCCGGCGCCTGGCTGGTCGGTATCGCGGCGATCGTGATGCTCATCACCCTTGCCACCGGCGTATGTGGTCATCGGTGGACGTTCAAGGACGTGATGATGATTCGTCTTCGGCCTTATCCACGTGTCTTGTTGGATGCTCATAACCTGACTGGCATTCTCGTCATCCCCTTTCATCTCATGATTGCCGTCACAGGTCTCGCAATATTGTGGTCGATATATATGCCGGTGAACATCCCACTTCTCCGTGAAAGCGAAGGCACCCTGCCGTTGCTCTCTGTTCTGCACTTCGCTCGATTGGGAGGCAGTCCGATGCGGTGGCTCTATTTCATCATGGGATTGTCGGCCACCGTGATGATCGCAACAGGACTCGTCTTATGGACCACCAAGCGACAGAAATCCCAGGCGGGTCATTCAAGCGCGATGAGTCATCGCGTTGTTGAAATCCTCAATGTCGCCACAATGGCTGGGTTACCGGTGGCCGTGGGTGCGTTCTTCTGGGCCAATCGACTGTTGCCCATGGTGCTCACGGAGCGATCGCGCTGGGAGATCCGCTGTTTCTTTATCGTCTGGGGCCTTTGTCTTGTTCATAGTCTATTTCGACGATGTTCGATCAGGGCGTGGAGAGATCAACTGTACGGGTCGGCATTCCTGTTGGGAGCATTGCCCCTTCTCAATGGGTTGACGACAAATAGTCATCTGTTCATGAGCGTACCAATGGGACAATGGGCGATGGCCGGTGTCGATCTGACGGGGTTCACGATAGGGGTGTTGCTCGGCTGGGCTGCCCGACGGGTTGGCAAAGCCGCGGTGGAAATATCCAATAACCATACTGTTTCGATCATCGTGTCGGACCAGAGGCCGGCGCAGATGTGA
- a CDS encoding type II toxin-antitoxin system VapC family toxin translates to MNFVLDCSVTMTWLFDHEATKDTDELLGKLSGPEKAIVAQHWVLEVGNVLLGAERSKKKTPADTTLFLNLLSKLAIESDVHTEHHATTATLALGRRHQLSSYDAAYLELAMRLGLPLASLDRTLRKAAQAEGIPVLPAKIPR, encoded by the coding sequence ATGAACTTTGTGCTTGATTGTTCCGTCACGATGACGTGGCTATTTGACCATGAGGCCACCAAGGACACCGATGAATTGCTCGGAAAGCTGTCTGGGCCCGAGAAAGCGATCGTGGCCCAACATTGGGTTCTCGAAGTTGGCAATGTGCTGCTAGGCGCAGAGCGTTCGAAGAAGAAGACGCCAGCTGACACCACGCTGTTTCTCAATTTGCTGAGCAAGCTTGCCATTGAATCGGATGTTCATACGGAACACCATGCCACGACGGCCACGCTTGCGTTAGGGAGAAGGCATCAACTGAGCAGTTACGATGCCGCATACCTTGAATTGGCCATGCGTCTTGGTCTTCCGCTTGCCTCGCTTGATAGAACCCTACGCAAGGCGGCTCAAGCCGAAGGCATCCCTGTCCTCCCGGCCAAGATTCCCAGATAA
- a CDS encoding DUF4382 domain-containing protein produces the protein MEHPAPCRSILWIAAWLSIGLLSACSGGADGGGVSAPGTVSVSLTDAPACGYEQVNVTVNKVRIHQSDSANESASEWTDITLDPPRTINLLSLNDPTQPNFALENLGEASLPAGHYTQLRLVLSENTGNQANANWIVLEGQNPNKPSNRIPLETPSAIRSGIKLINQFTVKSGQRVDLLLDFDACHSIVNTGSGKYILKPVIRIIPYVLNGIEGFVDTALLTEHLLVTAQLNGEIVRATVPNNNANMPDLQGKFFLARLVSGNYDVVMTADNHAPAVISRVPVAETTRTPISTKSAPFSLAASTPSRSISGQVVLSPATDDVTVFVLAKQALNGGPTVTIRSGPATLIDGHPEGDSTYFLDQLAPGAPALTSFGTLPITPSSAGQASMAGKYTVQARATGYTTESADKDVSTANQTQNFQLTQTP, from the coding sequence ATGGAGCATCCAGCACCCTGTCGCTCAATTCTCTGGATAGCGGCGTGGCTCTCAATCGGGCTCCTATCCGCCTGTAGCGGCGGCGCGGACGGTGGCGGCGTCAGCGCACCAGGAACTGTCAGTGTCTCTCTCACCGATGCACCGGCTTGCGGGTATGAGCAAGTCAATGTAACAGTGAATAAAGTTAGAATTCACCAGAGTGACTCGGCCAATGAGAGTGCTTCGGAGTGGACCGATATCACGCTCGACCCACCTCGCACGATCAATCTGCTGAGCCTGAATGATCCCACGCAGCCGAATTTCGCGCTCGAAAATTTAGGGGAAGCATCGCTTCCCGCCGGGCATTATACCCAGCTGCGGCTCGTATTGAGTGAGAATACTGGTAACCAAGCCAATGCGAATTGGATCGTCTTGGAGGGCCAAAATCCCAATAAGCCAAGCAACAGAATTCCTCTTGAGACACCGAGTGCCATCCGGTCCGGCATCAAACTGATTAATCAATTTACAGTGAAGAGCGGACAGCGGGTCGATCTCCTATTGGACTTTGACGCCTGTCATTCCATCGTCAACACGGGCAGCGGGAAGTACATTCTGAAGCCGGTCATCCGGATCATCCCTTATGTCCTGAACGGGATTGAGGGCTTTGTTGACACGGCCCTGCTCACTGAGCATCTTCTCGTCACTGCTCAACTCAACGGCGAGATAGTCCGTGCGACGGTGCCAAATAACAATGCGAATATGCCGGACTTACAAGGTAAGTTCTTTCTGGCTCGGCTTGTGTCCGGCAACTATGATGTCGTGATGACCGCTGATAACCATGCGCCAGCCGTCATCTCAAGGGTACCGGTCGCAGAGACGACCCGCACACCGATCAGCACGAAGAGTGCACCTTTTTCATTGGCGGCGTCCACACCGTCGAGAAGTATTAGCGGTCAAGTTGTCCTCAGCCCGGCAACGGACGATGTAACAGTCTTCGTGTTAGCAAAACAAGCGTTGAATGGAGGTCCCACCGTCACTATCCGTTCAGGTCCTGCCACGCTTATCGATGGACATCCCGAGGGCGATTCAACATATTTCCTCGATCAACTGGCTCCTGGAGCGCCAGCGCTCACCTCGTTCGGCACACTTCCCATCACTCCATCTTCGGCGGGCCAGGCCAGCATGGCCGGCAAGTATACTGTCCAGGCCAGGGCAACTGGTTACACCACAGAGTCGGCGGACAAGGATGTGTCCACTGCGAATCAAACGCAAAATTTCCAACTCACACAGACTCCATAG
- a CDS encoding ISL3 family transposase — translation MDELSIKKGHTYRLVVSDLERGCPIWVGGRGRTEADLDRCFRDLGPKQTARIRLAVMDLGKAFRTSVQTHAPQAQILFDKFHVLRHLAEAMDQVRRAEYKRVAAKDRAFIKGQRDTLLSHRANLTLAGRRSLRKLLRANKRLATAYLLKEEFGQLWAYRREGWARQFFTRWREQLTWQRLRPFEQFAGLIERHWDGIAAYCTPGNKVKLGFVEGLNNKIRVIQRRAYGYRDEEYLRLKILTAFLPQN, via the coding sequence GTGGATGAGTTGTCGATCAAAAAAGGCCACACCTATCGCCTCGTGGTCAGCGATCTGGAACGCGGGTGCCCGATCTGGGTCGGGGGCCGGGGCCGGACTGAGGCCGACCTGGATCGGTGCTTTCGCGACTTGGGCCCGAAGCAGACGGCCCGCATTCGGCTGGCCGTGATGGACCTGGGGAAGGCCTTCCGCACCTCGGTGCAGACCCATGCCCCGCAGGCTCAGATTCTCTTCGATAAGTTCCACGTGCTGCGCCATCTGGCTGAGGCGATGGATCAGGTCCGCCGCGCCGAATACAAGCGGGTCGCCGCGAAGGACCGGGCCTTCATCAAGGGCCAGCGCGACACGCTGCTCTCTCACCGCGCCAATCTCACGCTGGCCGGCCGCCGTTCGCTCCGGAAGCTGCTGCGGGCCAACAAGCGCCTGGCGACCGCCTATCTGCTCAAGGAGGAGTTCGGGCAACTCTGGGCCTATCGCCGGGAGGGCTGGGCGCGCCAGTTCTTCACCCGCTGGCGGGAGCAGCTCACATGGCAACGGCTCCGTCCCTTCGAGCAGTTTGCCGGTTTAATCGAACGGCACTGGGATGGCATCGCGGCGTATTGCACACCCGGCAACAAGGTCAAGCTCGGGTTCGTCGAAGGACTGAATAACAAGATCCGGGTGATTCAACGGCGCGCCTATGGCTATCGGGATGAGGAGTACCTGCGGCTCAAGATTCTCACGGCCTTCTTGCCTCAGAACTGA
- a CDS encoding type II toxin-antitoxin system HipA family toxin: MMKVWTDGAEAGLLDRYRDRGSTFVYLPDTIPQRAVSVTMPVRLASWDTAFGLPPICEMNLPEGVLRERLRLAFAKATGTFDEFDLLSIVGRSQVGRIRYTGDKEQLHEDVPLQSVDEILARRRGGDLLPYLIEKFATFSGISGVQPKILVRDEQASAALKLAETRLSHSYRGATHIVKLWEPNEYPQLAANEYFCLRAAEKCGLEVPPYRLAEDGMALVIDRFDLRSDGTYRGFEDFCVLNARRTDEKYKGSYETSIMKRFQEFANSPHVNEDLEKLFTLIALNCALRNGDAHLKNFAVIYEDVRLEARIAPVYDLVTTAVYLPKDSMALTLNGTTRWPNAKELRRLGETRMAFPPSKVKGILAGIEQAMAHTLSEIRLYAKDHPDFADIARRMIEEWEKGMALSLRLV, encoded by the coding sequence ATGATGAAGGTCTGGACAGACGGAGCTGAAGCCGGCCTGCTCGACCGGTACCGTGATCGTGGCAGCACATTTGTCTATCTGCCCGATACGATACCGCAACGTGCCGTCTCAGTGACCATGCCGGTGCGATTGGCCTCCTGGGATACCGCCTTTGGTTTGCCCCCAATCTGCGAAATGAATCTCCCTGAAGGGGTGTTGCGCGAACGCTTGCGTCTTGCCTTCGCCAAGGCTACTGGAACGTTTGACGAGTTCGATTTGCTCTCCATCGTGGGACGCTCTCAGGTCGGACGCATCCGCTATACCGGCGACAAAGAGCAACTCCATGAGGACGTTCCCCTCCAGTCCGTGGACGAAATTCTGGCGCGTCGAAGAGGCGGAGACTTACTCCCATATTTGATCGAGAAATTTGCAACCTTTTCGGGCATCAGTGGCGTACAGCCAAAAATCCTCGTGCGCGATGAACAAGCATCAGCGGCCTTGAAGCTCGCCGAAACCCGTCTCTCTCATAGTTACCGTGGCGCCACTCACATAGTGAAATTATGGGAGCCGAACGAGTACCCACAGCTCGCGGCTAACGAATATTTTTGCCTCAGGGCGGCAGAGAAGTGCGGACTTGAAGTGCCTCCATATCGGCTGGCCGAAGATGGCATGGCCCTCGTGATTGATCGCTTCGACCTACGCTCGGACGGGACCTATCGCGGCTTCGAGGATTTTTGTGTGCTGAACGCCCGAAGGACGGACGAAAAGTATAAGGGTAGTTATGAAACCTCGATCATGAAACGGTTTCAGGAATTTGCAAACTCCCCACATGTCAATGAAGATCTGGAGAAGCTCTTCACACTGATTGCACTGAACTGCGCGCTTCGCAATGGTGACGCCCATTTGAAGAATTTCGCCGTTATCTATGAAGATGTTCGCCTGGAAGCGAGAATTGCGCCGGTCTACGATCTTGTCACCACTGCCGTGTACCTCCCCAAAGATAGTATGGCGCTGACTCTTAACGGAACGACCAGGTGGCCGAATGCCAAGGAACTCAGAAGGCTCGGGGAGACGCGCATGGCATTCCCTCCTTCGAAAGTCAAAGGGATTCTTGCTGGCATCGAACAGGCGATGGCACACACTCTGAGCGAAATTCGCCTCTATGCCAAGGACCACCCTGACTTTGCAGATATAGCAAGGCGCATGATCGAGGAATGGGAGAAAGGCATGGCCCTTTCTCTCAGGCTTGTTTAA
- a CDS encoding S8/S53 family peptidase: MAHPDTGYWQHPETWTEARGKRPIDATNGRNYYEGGNNAVDPLLSDRRLDNPGHGTASGSVIVSPFGCQLANAAGCVNGIARGAQLIPLRVHRTVSQFNTSYLSQAIHDVAEGKIVGQPRLMSIAMGGSPTLSMWKAVKAAEKNGVLIVAAAGNYVRTVVWPARFHSAIAVAAGNVRCQPWKHSSNGSAVDIMAPGESVWRATLNEQHEPINGMGKGTTFATGHVAGSAALWLSVHRHEPAFQTLAERGLLTETFRAALQTSAWRPANGTNPPGTQCNSTQWDSDYGTGILDIAALLDVPLSGMRPRGIVAREEETVPLFASLYPKGTDPERIRADYRALFPSSRSEQDGDLSHFETEILYHYTVDEEVQREVDALVSGQSRGEPADAVRQALLREDLSGRLRHTLSQ; the protein is encoded by the coding sequence ATCGCCCATCCCGATACAGGTTATTGGCAGCACCCTGAAACCTGGACGGAGGCTCGAGGCAAGCGGCCGATCGATGCCACGAACGGGCGGAACTACTACGAAGGCGGCAACAACGCAGTCGATCCGCTGCTCAGTGATCGACGGTTGGATAACCCCGGGCATGGGACCGCGAGTGGGAGCGTCATTGTCAGCCCGTTCGGGTGCCAGCTGGCGAATGCGGCGGGATGCGTCAATGGGATCGCGCGTGGCGCTCAGTTGATTCCTCTGCGGGTGCACCGAACGGTGAGCCAATTCAACACGAGTTATCTCTCGCAGGCCATCCACGACGTGGCAGAGGGAAAGATTGTGGGACAGCCACGGCTTATGTCGATCGCGATGGGTGGGTCTCCCACACTGTCGATGTGGAAGGCGGTGAAAGCGGCAGAGAAGAACGGTGTCCTGATTGTCGCCGCAGCAGGTAATTATGTGCGCACCGTCGTCTGGCCGGCTCGATTCCATTCTGCCATTGCGGTCGCCGCCGGCAATGTGCGTTGTCAACCATGGAAGCATTCATCGAACGGGTCCGCTGTGGATATCATGGCGCCAGGCGAATCAGTCTGGCGGGCCACCCTCAATGAACAGCATGAACCTATCAATGGCATGGGCAAAGGCACGACGTTTGCCACGGGCCATGTGGCTGGGTCCGCCGCGCTCTGGTTGTCGGTGCATCGTCACGAGCCGGCATTTCAAACGCTTGCTGAACGAGGATTGCTAACTGAAACATTCCGCGCCGCTCTTCAGACAAGCGCCTGGCGCCCAGCAAACGGAACCAACCCGCCCGGCACTCAGTGCAACTCTACACAATGGGATTCCGACTATGGCACGGGCATACTCGACATTGCCGCGCTGCTCGATGTCCCGCTGAGCGGGATGCGGCCACGGGGGATCGTGGCTCGTGAAGAGGAGACTGTGCCGTTGTTTGCCTCGCTCTATCCGAAAGGAACAGATCCAGAACGCATTCGCGCGGATTATCGCGCGTTGTTTCCGTCATCGAGAAGTGAACAGGACGGCGACCTGAGTCATTTTGAAACGGAGATTCTCTACCACTATACCGTCGATGAAGAGGTCCAACGAGAGGTGGACGCGTTGGTGTCGGGTCAAAGCAGAGGCGAACCAGCTGACGCGGTGCGCCAAGCACTTCTCCGTGAGGACCTGTCGGGCCGTCTGAGACACACACTCAGTCAATGA
- a CDS encoding helix-turn-helix domain-containing protein produces MKHIQTLSALFSFPGFRARSRLRGVFGDPHARLVTLVRRKQRRCARVVERGTGPSTTARRAGYGSPDAAGWRIDVAFEQRRVACSRCRGVKVERLDWLAQNPRSTQRFAHQVGTLCRDMSNKAVAQLLHLHEHTVKDLDTQSMQAWLTRTPQPPRE; encoded by the coding sequence ATGAAACATATCCAGACACTCTCCGCCTTGTTCTCCTTTCCGGGATTCCGCGCTCGCAGCCGGCTGCGAGGGGTCTTTGGCGATCCCCACGCCCGGCTCGTCACCCTGGTCCGGCGAAAACAACGGCGGTGTGCTCGGGTTGTGGAACGCGGCACCGGACCTTCTACGACCGCACGACGCGCCGGGTACGGGAGTCCCGATGCAGCGGGCTGGCGCATCGATGTGGCCTTTGAGCAGCGGCGAGTGGCCTGCTCGCGTTGTCGGGGGGTGAAGGTGGAGCGGCTCGACTGGCTGGCCCAGAATCCGCGCTCTACACAACGGTTCGCCCACCAAGTTGGCACCCTGTGTCGGGACATGTCGAACAAGGCCGTCGCCCAGTTGCTGCACCTGCATGAGCACACGGTCAAGGACCTGGACACCCAGTCCATGCAGGCCTGGTTGACCAGGACGCCGCAGCCGCCCCGCGAGTGA
- a CDS encoding type II toxin-antitoxin system prevent-host-death family antitoxin, which yields MTMAVTTVGLAEAKNKLSELIGRVAQGEEITITRHDEAVAKLVPAKRASREEAVQAIEGIRALRTKHPVKLTTEDILKLKNVGRR from the coding sequence ATGACCATGGCCGTTACGACAGTGGGACTTGCCGAAGCGAAGAACAAACTCTCTGAATTGATCGGCCGGGTCGCTCAAGGAGAAGAAATCACGATCACCCGTCATGATGAAGCTGTCGCCAAGCTGGTGCCCGCAAAACGAGCAAGTCGAGAAGAGGCCGTACAAGCGATCGAAGGGATTCGGGCATTGCGCACCAAGCATCCTGTTAAATTGACCACGGAGGACATTCTCAAGTTGAAGAATGTTGGGCGACGATGA